Within Bdellovibrio bacteriovorus HD100, the genomic segment AAACCATCCCGAACGTGGGCGTCAACGTGGGGCAACCCATCTCTCATCGACTGGATCACCTGCTTTCCGGCGTCCGCGCACAAATCGCCATCAAAGTCTTTGGACCGGAGCTTTCCACTCTGCGCGCCAAGGGCGCGGAAGTATATCAGGCCATCAAAGACGTTCCGGGCCTGGTTGACCTTCAGGTCGAACAGCAGGTTCTGATTCCACAAGTCAAAATTCACCTCTTGCGTGACGAGGCCGCCCGCTATGGCATCACCGTTGGGGACCTGGCCCAGCTGCTTGAAAAAGCTCTGCAGGGTGAAGTCGTCGGACAAATTCTGGAAGGCCATAAAACTGTTGATGTCTTCATGCGCTTTGATGACAAGTCCCGCACGGATCTGGAGCTGATCAAACGCACGCCGGTGAAAATCATGCCGGATGGAAGCCGCATCACTGTTGAAAAAGTCGCTGACGTGTACGAATCCACGGGCCCCAACATCATCCAGCGTGAAAACGCCCAGCGACGCATTGTCGTTCAGGCCAACTCGACCGATCGTTCTTTGGATGCAATTATTGGCGATATCAAAAAGAACATTGAAACCAAAGTTGAAATGCCCGCCGGATATTATGTCGTGTACGGCGGACAATTCGAAAGTCAGCAGCAGGCCTCTGCCATGATGACTGTCCTGGGGCTGATCTCAATTCTGACGATCTTCCTTATTCTGTATGCGCATTTCAAATCGACGTTTATCTCCATCCAGATCATGCTGAATATCCCCATGGCCTTTATCGGCGGCATCATTGCTATTTATGTCACGGGCGGAACGCTGAGCATTGCCAGCCTGGTGGCCTTCGTCACCCTGTGTGGTATCGCCTCCCGCAACGGTATCATGATGATCTCGCACTATCTGCACCTGATGAAGCACGAGGGCGAAGAGTTCTCCAAGCACATGGTCGTGCGCGGATCACTGGAACGCCTGGTTCCAGTCCTAATGACAGCGCTGACTGCGATCCTGGGCCTGTTGCCTTTGGCACTTTCCCCAGGAGCCCCGGGCCGCGAGATCCTGCATCCGGTGGCCATCGTGATCGTCGGCGGCCTATTAAGCAGCACCTTGCTGGATATGTACCTGACTCCAGCTATTTTCTGGAAGTTTGGTAAAAATTCCGCTTTAAAACATATTGAAGAAACTGAAAAACAAGGAGTCCTTTCATGAAACGCACCCTGAAAAGCCTGATCCTTCTGGCATCTCTGTCACTGTCTCCGCTGGCGCTGGCCCACGAAGGCCATGATGTGCCCGGCACATTGAAAGCCCAGCATGGCGGCATTCCAAAAACCGGAAAGCTGCTCAATATGGAAATGCTGGCGATTGAAAACAAAGTGCAATTCTTCCCGCGCGCTCACGAGGGCGAAAGTGTTGACATTAAAAAGATCAAAATCACCGGCACCGCCAAATCCCCTAAGGGAAAACCGGCGACACTTCAGTTCACACCGACCGCAAATTCATTCGACACGACCGTGGACTTTCAGGGATCCCACCGCGTGAATCTTGAGATCAAGGTCGACTATGAAGGCAAATCCGACACCTTCAAGTTTCTGGTAGAGAAGTAAAAGGAGTTCCTATGAAGTGGCAATGGGGTTTGATCACCCTGTTCTTCAGTCTTAGTGCGACTGCGCAAAATCTGACCAGCCTGCAACAGCAACTGGCCAGCAACAATCCGGAATTGCGCGCAAGCATTGCTCGCCAACAGGCCGGCCAAAGTCAGGTCAAGGCCCAGTGGAGCCCTTTCCTGCCCGAGCTTTCCGCTTCTGCGGGATACGGCAAAGAGAATACTTTGCACGACAAGGACGATGGATACGTTGGCTACCTAAGCGGCCAGTGGAACATCTATCGCGGCGGTCAGGACTGGAAACAGAAAAGCATCGCCACACAAGAAAGCCTCATCGCGGATCTCGATCTCGAGATCACATCCCGCCGTTTGCACCGCGAACTGGGGGAGGCCTACTACGAGGCCCTGCTGAACACGCATTTCATTTCAGTCGACTCAGAAAAGCTGCAATTCCTGCACAACTTGCGCGCCATGGCTCAGAAAAAAATCAATGCCGGCCTGACTTCCAATGTGGATGCCATAGAGCTGGATCTGGAAGAAAGCACCCTGTCAGCTGAGATCGAGACCCATAAGACCGATCTATTGGTCTCCAAAGACAAAATCAAAATCCTGATCAACAGCGACAGCGCGGTTCAACTGACTGCGCAAGAGTCCTTCCCACGCGTCAGTGAGGCTGACTTTTCAAAATCAGAACTCACTCGCAATCCGACCCTGCGAAAGCAAGAGGCCCTGGAGCAAAGCTCGCAGCTTCGTCGCCAGCAAACTCAAAGCGAATACCTTCCCAGCATTGACATCAATGCCCAGTACGGCCGCCTGGTTCCTCAGTATGAAGACCCTTTGAAAGGGACCGAGTCCCGGGTTTCACTTCTGATGACCTGGACTCTTTTCTCTGGGCTTGAAACACGCTTTAAAAGTGCCGCCGCCGCAGACATCGAAAAAGCCCAGGGCTTCGAAAAAGCCGGCACCCGCCTGCAACTGGAGACACAAGTTTCCAGCCTGCGCAACAAGGCCCGCGAACTTTTGCAACTGCGCACGTTACTGGAAAGACGCCAGACACTGACTCAGAAATACTATGACCTGACGCTGTCTGAATACCGCCGTGGTGTTAAAAACTCTGCGGACCTTGCCAGCGCCACCAACAGCCTTTTTGACAACCGCACCCGCCTGCTGGAAGTCCAAAAAGAACTTGCGATCCTGAAACTGAAATTTGACGAACTGACCCTTTAAGGAGAACACCATGAAATTGCTAGCAACTCTTATTCTACTTCCCGCACTGTCCTGGGCCCATGGCGAAGACAAACCGGGCCCTCACGGCGGTCACATTCAAATGCCCGGCGCCTTTCACACTGAAATCACCGTGGACAAAGACCAAAGCGTGCACGTTTATCTGCTGGATATGAACTTTGCAAATCCGACCATCAAAGATTCCTCTGTGGCTGTGACCGCAAAGAATAAAAAGTCCGAAATAAAATACACCTGCTCCGTGATGGGCAATGACCACTATCACTGCATCCCGAATGGAAAAGTCCCGGCCAAAACGAATTTGATTGTTCAAGCAACAAGAGAAAAAGCCGTAGGCAACGAAGCCGTTTACAAACTGCCTCTACCAGCCTTCAAAGAATCGAAAAAGGAATCCAAAAAAGAAGACCACTCCCACCACCACTAAGCAAAAACGTGCTGGGCCTAGGCGGCTCAAAAAGACCCAGATGCAAGGCGGAGGCGAAGTCAGATGGGCCTTTTTCAGCCGCCTAAGGGACGGGGCGGACTTTTTGGGTGGCTATGGTAATGGATTCGAATTCGCGACGGAACAGGGACATCAGGTCTTCAGCCACGCGCACTGGATCCAATTGCAGATCCTGCAAAGACAGGGTTTCAACCGGAGTGCCCTTGTTGGTGACGTTCATCGCGAAGTGAACCATCACGGACACTGGCGAACGAGTCGCAATGCTGATGCTAAGTTTTTTGGTATCCAGATAGATATCATCGCCGTCACGGCGAACTGATTTGCCGGTCAGAAGACCCTTCCCGTGAGTCTGCACATAGTCTTTCGCAATCGAAGCAAACAGGCGCTGCAAAGCCACGCCTGAAAATAAATCCCTGTCAAAGACCTCGATAATAAAATGAAGCATTTCATCGGACTGGATCACCGCTTTTTCAAGCAGATCCTCACCATCCACCATGTGATCAAATGGGATAGAACAAGCCCCCACCCACGACACAATGGAGGGCCCCAGAATTCCATGATCCAGATACGCAAACAAAGAACGTAGCTGGGAACCGTCATAGGCAAATTTCTTTTCAATAAATGAAGTTTCCATCCGCACTACTCCTTAAAAAGATGTTTCACATCAATGTTGGCTGAAGCAAAAGCCCGTTTGGAACGAAGACAGGATTCACACTGCCCGCACCACTTGTCACCCGAGAAGTAACAAGGCCAGATCAGCTCCCAGGGAACTTTCAGGCCCTGCCCCAGGCGAACGATATCCGGCTTTTTCAAGTGAGCCGTATAACAGCCCACCGTCACGTGATTGGACGTGGAATACCACAGGGACTTAGTCGCTTGTTCCAAAAATTCACGGGAATTGTCCGGGAAGGTGGCAGCCTCTTCGGCATTAAATCCCGGGATCACGGCATCGGCACCCAATGCTTCGGCGTAAGCCGCTGCGATATTCAAAAAAATCCCATTGCGATTGGGAACCCAGACCGACTTGGCCGTCTCTTCAGATTTTTGCTGATTGTCGATTTCAACGGCAGATCCCGTGGGAACGGCCTGATCCTCGACCAGCAAAGAAGACTTGTTAAAATCCTTGAACCACGGAAGCTCGACAACTTTATGCGGAATCCCCAGATGCTTGGCGATGTTCGCCGAAGCTTCCAGTTCTTTCTTGGCGGCGCGCTGACCGTAATTGAAAGTCAAAGCCAGAACAATTTCATGATGGTGTTTGATAGCCTCGTAAGCGTTCACCGTCGAGTCCAAACCCGCCGACAAAAGCACTACGACCTTTTTGTTTTTTTTCATGTGGCTGCCTTTAAATCCCGAATAAGAATCTGAACTGTCTTTTGCCCGGCAAAATAGTTCCACTGCAGTTCACCCAGAACATGGTAGAACCCTGGCACATTCGTCAAGGTATCCAGCTGGCGCGGTGTCGGCGTGAACAACAAAGCTTCCGCGGAAGCCCCGCCATCGGCATCAGCAATCTTCAATCGAAGATGACCGCCCTTCAGCTCGCGCTTGGACAAAACCTGAACATTGGTAAAATGAATCAAAGGAATCGAGAACCCCGCCCCGAACGGACCGACGAAATCATACCACTTCATCAGAGCTTCGCTGACTTCGGAAAGCCCGGCTTCAACATCATAGAAGATTTCAAGCGGTTTTGGCTTTTCGCGCAAATCCGAGAAATGATCCGCTAGTTTCCCCACGAAAGTGGAAACCTTGGTTTCAGCAATTTCAAAACCCGCCGCGGCCGAGTGACCTCCGAAACGACTGAGCAATTCCTGCGCCGAAGACATCGCTTCCACCAGGCAGGCTTCCTGACCTTGTGGCAAACGGGCACTGCCCACGATCATGCCATCATCACCCACCGCACCCACAAAGGCCGGTTTGTTATAGACTTGGGTCAGCTTGGTCGCGATCAATCCAAGAACGCCTCGATGGAAATTTCTGGAAGCCACAAAGACGAAATCCTGATGAGGCCAGCCTTGAAGTAATTGTTGAGCTTCAGCTTCCGCATCCCCCTGCAACTGCACGCGGGTGGAATTATTCTTCATCACTTGTCGAACCATATCGCGGGCTTGGCTTGGATCATCCAACAGGAATATATCAATCGGAAGAATGCCGGATTCCATGCGCGAAAGCGCATTCAGTTTTGGAGCAAAACGAATTGCCACATCCTGACTGGTCAATGGGCGTCCGGTCAGATCCAATTCTTCAAGCAATGCTCGAAGTCCGGCGCGCTTGGTTTCAGCCAGCTTCACCAGGCCGTGTTTTACCAGCACGCGGTTGTCATCCACCAGCGGAACCATGTCTGTCAGAGTGCCAATGGTAAAGTAATCTAGTACCTCTTTTAAATCCCAATTGTTTTTAGGCAGTTGTGGATGATCGTGGAAGTGACGTTTCAATCCACGCAAAAGATAGAAGGCAACACCGGCACCACAAAGATAACCCAATCCCGACGGACAATCGCCTTGATTGGGATTCACCACCACAAAGGCAGAAGGAATGGTATCGGCAGGCAAATGGTGGTCGGTCAGAATAACATCCACACCCAGTTCATTGGCTTTATCAATCGCCGCGTGCGCGGTGATACCAACGTCTACAGTGATGATCAGACTGACACCTTGCTTTTTCAGTTCTTCCACAGCATGGGCATGGAAGCCGTAACCTTCAGCCAGACGTTTGGGCTGATAGTGCAAAACATCGGGGAAACCCAAGGCCAGCATGCCGGTTTTCAGCAACGCCAGACCGGAAGTTCCATCCAGATCGAAGTCAGCATAGATGCAGATTTTTTCTTTATTCAGGTACGCCTGACCCAGGCGCTCAAGAGCTTGAGACATCCCCTTAAGTACAAGAGGATCTTTCAAATCAGCGAGCTTCGGGAAAAGAAGCTTCTCAACATGGGAAGCTTCGGCAAAACCGCGGGCTGCAAGAACCTTCGTGATGAGCTTCGGCCATTGCCCCTCGACATTCGAGGGGATGACTGGCTCATTTTCAGATTCCCGCAGCGTCCACAAAGGATTCATGAAAAACCCTTAAGCCGCTTTAGCTTTTTTGAACTGGAGCTTGTCCATCAAAAGTACGAAAGGAGCCGCTACGTAGATAGAAGAGTAAGTACCGAAGAAGATACCAACACAGATAGAGAACGCGATGTCTTCAACTGTGCCATCAGCAAAGATGTAAAGGCAAAGAGCAGATACGAAAGTGGTCCCGGACGTGATCAAAGTACGCACCAACATTTCGTTGATGGACTTGTTGATAACGAACTTAAAGCCCTTGTCGTGGTTACCAGTGTCAACCTCACGAATACGGTCAAATACGACGATGGTGTCATTCAGAGAGAAACCAATCAGTGTCATGATCGCAGCCAGGATGGACACATTCACTTCTTTACCAACAAGAACGAAGACCGCCAAAGTGATCACCGCATCGTGGAACAAGCAAAGCACTGCGCCCGGAGCGAACTTGTAGTCAAAACGAAGTGCCACGTAGATCAGGATCACCAGCAAGCAATAGAAGACTGCCAGCAAACCGTTACGCTTCAACTCTGCCCCCACTTGAGGACCCACAGTATCAATACGACGGATGTCCGGATTGGAAGCAACAAACTTTTCTGCAATGATACCACGAACCTTACCCAAGTCCGCATTCAGGATTTCATTGGTTTCTTTGTCCGTTTTACCTTCACGGCCCTGGAAACGAATGATGAATTCGTTGCCTTCACCGAAAGATTGAACACCCACTTCACCCAAATCCAAACCCGCGACAGAATCACGAACCTGATCAATGGTCACACCCTGGTCAAACTTCACCTGGATCTCAGTACCACCTTTAAAGTCGATACCGTAGCTGATGCCGTGAACTGCAAGATAAATCAAAGAAGCAACAACCAGGACCAGGGACACGCCCCCGAAGAACCAGGCTTTACCGACGAAATCAAAACGTCCAAAGGATTCTGTATTTTTATTAGACATATATACCTACTAAACCGACAACTTCTTAAGGTTGAACTTATTCACCAAAGTATCAACGATCACCTTGGACACAAACACGTTTGCGAACATGGACGTCACGATACCGATCAAAAGAGTGACCGCGAAACCACGCACCGGCCCTGTACCGAAGTACAACAGAACCACAGCGGTTGCCGCCGTCGTCACGTTGGCATCGATGATCGCAGACATCGCACGGTTGTAGCCTTCAGCCACAGCCACCTTGATTCCATGCCCCATTCGCAGTTCTTCCCGGATCCGCTCATTGATCAGAACGTTGGCATCAACTGCAAAGCCCACTGTCAATGCGATACCCGCAATACCTGGCAATGTCAGAGTCGCACCGAAAGTCGTCAACAAAGCAAAGATACCCAGGATATTCAGACCCAACGCCACGGAAGCCACAACACCCATGGATTTATAGTAAGCAATCATGAAGATAATGATGATCGCCGCACCAACATAAGAACCCAGTTTGGCTTTACCAATCGCATCGGCACCCAAAGTAGGCCCCACACGACGCTCTTCAAGTTGCTCCAAAGAAGCTGGCAACGCACCCGCACGCAGGGAAGTGGAGATCATTTTCGCCTCTTCCATCATGCCGTTACGGTCACGTCCGCCACCCAAAGTGATCACCGCTGAACCACCCGCGATACGATCACGGACACTTGGTGCAGATTTAACGATCTTATCCAAAACGATGGCCATTTGTTTGCCCACGTTATTGCCAGTCAGATCCGCGAACTTCTGAGCACCCGCAGAGTTGAATTGCAGGGACACTTGTGGAGAACCGTATTGGTCATAACCCACGAAAGCGTCATCCAAAGCGCCGCCCCCAAGGTCTGTGTCAGTTTTCAGAAGATAAGGGATGGCACCCGCATCGATAGTCGTCGCATTCGGAGCTTTTTCAAAGTAAACAACCGTTTTTTCAGGAAGTTTGCCAGCCAAAGCCTCGTTCACGCGAGTCACATAATCTGAATACTTGGTGTTTTCCATGTTGAAATTGCCGGCTTTTTCAACTTCGGCAATCATCACCTGAAGTTCCTGAGGTGTCTTTTCATGGGACACGATCATGAAATCCAGTTTCGCAGTTGTGTTGATAAGCTGTTTCGCTTTTTCAGCGTCAGCCATACCCGGCAACTGGATCAGGATGCGGTTGGCACCCTGCTGGGAAATCGAAGGCTCTGCCACACCGAATTCATCGATACGGTTACGGATGGTTTCGATGGACTGCTGAATAACACGATTTTTGTAGTCATTCAGGTAAGCATCGAAGTAACGAGCCGTCACAGATGTGTCTGTAGAGCTCACAACCTGCAAAACAGTTGAATATTTGTCGGAAATGAATTTCTCAACAGCAGCTTTACCAGCGGCATCAGCCACCACAACCTGAACCTCTCCGGATTCTGGCTTTTCGGACTTAACGTCAGCATAGGCCACGTTATCCTTGGTCATTTCCGCTTTAATGGTGCTGATCAGACGAGTGGTGCTTTCTTTAACCACCCCATCCACGTCCACACCCATAACAAGGTGCAAACCACCCTGAATGTCCAGACCATAATTCAGCTTTTGCTTCGAAGGCCACCAGGACACTTCCGACAGATTTACCAAGTTAGGCAATACCCACACCAAAGATGCGGCAACGCCCAATACTGCTACAAACGTTCTCCAGCGAAGACCTTCCATTATTTCTTTTCCTCTTGAGTTGCTGCTTTCTGAGATGTTGCGATCTGGCTGCGAAGCATTTTCACCTTAACACCGTCTGCGATCTCCAAAGTCACAAACTGTTCAGTGATGCCTTCTACACGGCCCAGGATGCCGGAGGAAGTGACAACTTCGTCACCTCTTTTGATTTCAGTCAGGAACTTCTGGTGTTCTTTCTGACGCTTGGACTGAGGGCGAATGATAAGGAAATAGAAGATGACGAAGATAAAGATGAACGGCACAAACATTTCGAAAGCCGATGGCTGGCCGCCAGGAGCTGCTGATTGTGCATGAGCTGTGGATACAAGAAGTCCGTATAACATTGATTCCTCCATAAACTGACAATTCTAACTGACGTTAAAATTCAGCATTATTCTTGGGAAGAATCAATACTTTAGTAGAAAGTCGATCAAAAAGGTTCGGATGCAAGGCGGAGGGCCTTCCCGCAGCGCAGGCGTGCTCTCTGCACGCCGGAGTGAGGACAAGGCCCGACAACGCAGCAGGCGGGCCTTTTTCATCGGCTTTAAGAATCTTTCTTGGCGAAGCGTGTTAAGCAGAAATCACGATACTCTGCCCAACGGCCCTGGGCGATAGCCTCACGCGCTTTTTCCATCACTTTCATATAGAAATGAATGTTGTGGATGGTGTTCAGACGGGATCCCAGGATTTCTCCACTCATGAACATGTGACGCAGGTAAGACTTGGAATAGTTCTTACAAGTGTAGCAATCACATTCCGGATCCAAGGCTGAAGGATCTTCCTTGTACTCAGAACGTTTGATGCTGACCTTGCCGTTCCAGGTGTAAATTGTCCCGTTGCGTGCCACTCTTGTAGGCATGACGCAGTCAAACATATCCACGCCGGAATCAATTGCGATAATCAAATCTGTCGGCGTTCCCACGCCCATCAGATAACGCGGTTTATTGGCTGGCATTCTTGGCGCCACATCCGGCAGCAACGCATGCATCAAATGCATCGGCTCCCCGACACTGAAGCCACCCAAAGCATAACCCGGAAGGTCCACGGAACAGATCTGCTCCATGGATTTCAAACGGTGCTTCAGGCTCAAACCGCCCTGTACGATACCGAACAACAGACTTTCCTTACGGGTCATCGCCGCCTGAGAACGCAGCAACCAGCGATACGTCAACGCCATGGATTTTTCGATCTCTTCATCGGTGGCCGGATACTTCAAGCACTCGTCAAAGGCCATGATGATGTCTGAACCTAGGTCCATTTGGATTTCCATGGATTTTTCAGGAGAGATAAAGTGCTTCGCGCCATCAAGATGCGAACGGAACTCCACACCCTCTTCAGTCATGTTGCGAAGCTGGGACAAGGAGAACACCTGGAAACCGCCAGAGTCCGTCAAAATCGGACCATGCCAGTTCATGAACTTGTGCAGGCCCCCCATGCGCGCGATGGTTTTTTCACCAGGACGCAAATGCAAGTGATAGGTATTCCCCAAAACAACCTGAGTGCCGCAGTCTTTCAGTTCTTCCGGCGTCATGGCTTTCACTGTGGCTTTGGTCCCCACGGCCATAAATACAGGCGTCTGCACCGGACCGTGCGCCGTCATCAGCGTGGCACGACGGGCATGGCCGTCAGTCGCGTGAACTTTGAATTCACCCAGTTTCATAGTTGCATCTGTTGCTGTGGAATTGTGACCGTCCAACATAACCTCACCCTTCGTGAACTGCCGACTTTGCGGCCGCGACCCAAACTGTCAGATCGCCATAAGAAAAGAGCCGGAACTTTCGCTCAATGGCCCATTGATAGCAAGCTTTTACTCGATTCAAGGAAGAAAATCCGGCGACCAAAGCCACCAAAGTCGACTGCGGCTGATGGAAATTCGTCATCAGACAATCGACCACTTTGTACTGATATCCCGGCTGAATCAGCAGCTTGGTAAAACCACTGAAACCAGTTTCGGACATCGCGCCCAACAGACCTTGCGCCGCACTTTCCAGCGAACGACTGGTGGTGGTGCCCAGCGACCAGATCTTACGACCTTCCGCCTTGGCTTTTTGCACTGCCGACCAGGTCGCCGCAGAGATTTCGACATACTCTTCGTGCATATCGTGATCATTCAAATCTTCCGCCGTCACCGGCAGGAAAGTTCCCAGACCCACATGTAAAGTGACTTCCAGAACTTTCACTCCGCGGGATTTCAGACCTTCGATATCCTCTGCAGAAAAATGCAGGCTCGCCGTCGGAGCCGCGAAACTGCCCGGATTTTTATTCCACGCCGTTTGATACCAGGATTCATCAGCATCCACCGTGTGGCGCTGTTCACGGGCTTTTTGAATGTAGGGAGGCAGTGGCAATTCAGCCACTTTTTGGAAGTAGTCTTCGCTGACTTCCTGACTCAGCCGAACGGTTTGCGGGCGGCCTTTTTGCTGCAAAGTCATCTGCACACCCAAAGGAAGCTCCAGCACAGAGCCAATTTTAAATTTCTTGGACGGGAACAAAACCTCCCAGTCCGTGGCATTGATCTGTTTCAGAAAAAGGATTTCAACGTCGCCCGAAAATACCCGGCGTTTCAGAACACGGGTGTTATTCACGACCAGCACATCGCCCGCCGGAATTCGCGACAACAAATCCTGCAGACTGATTTCCTGGGGCTCCAATTCACCTTCCACCCACATCACGCGGGACGGCCGCACAGGGGACGTGGCAATAAGCTCTTCAGGGTAGGAAAAGTCCAAA encodes:
- a CDS encoding TolC family protein, which produces MKWQWGLITLFFSLSATAQNLTSLQQQLASNNPELRASIARQQAGQSQVKAQWSPFLPELSASAGYGKENTLHDKDDGYVGYLSGQWNIYRGGQDWKQKSIATQESLIADLDLEITSRRLHRELGEAYYEALLNTHFISVDSEKLQFLHNLRAMAQKKINAGLTSNVDAIELDLEESTLSAEIETHKTDLLVSKDKIKILINSDSAVQLTAQESFPRVSEADFSKSELTRNPTLRKQEALEQSSQLRRQQTQSEYLPSIDINAQYGRLVPQYEDPLKGTESRVSLLMTWTLFSGLETRFKSAAAADIEKAQGFEKAGTRLQLETQVSSLRNKARELLQLRTLLERRQTLTQKYYDLTLSEYRRGVKNSADLASATNSLFDNRTRLLEVQKELAILKLKFDELTL
- a CDS encoding DUF366 family protein; protein product: METSFIEKKFAYDGSQLRSLFAYLDHGILGPSIVSWVGACSIPFDHMVDGEDLLEKAVIQSDEMLHFIIEVFDRDLFSGVALQRLFASIAKDYVQTHGKGLLTGKSVRRDGDDIYLDTKKLSISIATRSPVSVMVHFAMNVTNKGTPVETLSLQDLQLDPVRVAEDLMSLFRREFESITIATQKVRPVP
- the queC gene encoding 7-cyano-7-deazaguanine synthase QueC, translated to MKKNKKVVVLLSAGLDSTVNAYEAIKHHHEIVLALTFNYGQRAAKKELEASANIAKHLGIPHKVVELPWFKDFNKSSLLVEDQAVPTGSAVEIDNQQKSEETAKSVWVPNRNGIFLNIAAAYAEALGADAVIPGFNAEEAATFPDNSREFLEQATKSLWYSTSNHVTVGCYTAHLKKPDIVRLGQGLKVPWELIWPCYFSGDKWCGQCESCLRSKRAFASANIDVKHLFKE
- the recJ gene encoding single-stranded-DNA-specific exonuclease RecJ: MNPLWTLRESENEPVIPSNVEGQWPKLITKVLAARGFAEASHVEKLLFPKLADLKDPLVLKGMSQALERLGQAYLNKEKICIYADFDLDGTSGLALLKTGMLALGFPDVLHYQPKRLAEGYGFHAHAVEELKKQGVSLIITVDVGITAHAAIDKANELGVDVILTDHHLPADTIPSAFVVVNPNQGDCPSGLGYLCGAGVAFYLLRGLKRHFHDHPQLPKNNWDLKEVLDYFTIGTLTDMVPLVDDNRVLVKHGLVKLAETKRAGLRALLEELDLTGRPLTSQDVAIRFAPKLNALSRMESGILPIDIFLLDDPSQARDMVRQVMKNNSTRVQLQGDAEAEAQQLLQGWPHQDFVFVASRNFHRGVLGLIATKLTQVYNKPAFVGAVGDDGMIVGSARLPQGQEACLVEAMSSAQELLSRFGGHSAAAGFEIAETKVSTFVGKLADHFSDLREKPKPLEIFYDVEAGLSEVSEALMKWYDFVGPFGAGFSIPLIHFTNVQVLSKRELKGGHLRLKIADADGGASAEALLFTPTPRQLDTLTNVPGFYHVLGELQWNYFAGQKTVQILIRDLKAAT
- the secF gene encoding protein translocase subunit SecF; this encodes MSNKNTESFGRFDFVGKAWFFGGVSLVLVVASLIYLAVHGISYGIDFKGGTEIQVKFDQGVTIDQVRDSVAGLDLGEVGVQSFGEGNEFIIRFQGREGKTDKETNEILNADLGKVRGIIAEKFVASNPDIRRIDTVGPQVGAELKRNGLLAVFYCLLVILIYVALRFDYKFAPGAVLCLFHDAVITLAVFVLVGKEVNVSILAAIMTLIGFSLNDTIVVFDRIREVDTGNHDKGFKFVINKSINEMLVRTLITSGTTFVSALCLYIFADGTVEDIAFSICVGIFFGTYSSIYVAAPFVLLMDKLQFKKAKAA
- the secD gene encoding protein translocase subunit SecD, which produces MEGLRWRTFVAVLGVAASLVWVLPNLVNLSEVSWWPSKQKLNYGLDIQGGLHLVMGVDVDGVVKESTTRLISTIKAEMTKDNVAYADVKSEKPESGEVQVVVADAAGKAAVEKFISDKYSTVLQVVSSTDTSVTARYFDAYLNDYKNRVIQQSIETIRNRIDEFGVAEPSISQQGANRILIQLPGMADAEKAKQLINTTAKLDFMIVSHEKTPQELQVMIAEVEKAGNFNMENTKYSDYVTRVNEALAGKLPEKTVVYFEKAPNATTIDAGAIPYLLKTDTDLGGGALDDAFVGYDQYGSPQVSLQFNSAGAQKFADLTGNNVGKQMAIVLDKIVKSAPSVRDRIAGGSAVITLGGGRDRNGMMEEAKMISTSLRAGALPASLEQLEERRVGPTLGADAIGKAKLGSYVGAAIIIIFMIAYYKSMGVVASVALGLNILGIFALLTTFGATLTLPGIAGIALTVGFAVDANVLINERIREELRMGHGIKVAVAEGYNRAMSAIIDANVTTAATAVVLLYFGTGPVRGFAVTLLIGIVTSMFANVFVSKVIVDTLVNKFNLKKLSV
- the yajC gene encoding preprotein translocase subunit YajC, whose amino-acid sequence is MLYGLLVSTAHAQSAAPGGQPSAFEMFVPFIFIFVIFYFLIIRPQSKRQKEHQKFLTEIKRGDEVVTSSGILGRVEGITEQFVTLEIADGVKVKMLRSQIATSQKAATQEEKK
- the tgt gene encoding tRNA guanosine(34) transglycosylase Tgt, which produces MLDGHNSTATDATMKLGEFKVHATDGHARRATLMTAHGPVQTPVFMAVGTKATVKAMTPEELKDCGTQVVLGNTYHLHLRPGEKTIARMGGLHKFMNWHGPILTDSGGFQVFSLSQLRNMTEEGVEFRSHLDGAKHFISPEKSMEIQMDLGSDIIMAFDECLKYPATDEEIEKSMALTYRWLLRSQAAMTRKESLLFGIVQGGLSLKHRLKSMEQICSVDLPGYALGGFSVGEPMHLMHALLPDVAPRMPANKPRYLMGVGTPTDLIIAIDSGVDMFDCVMPTRVARNGTIYTWNGKVSIKRSEYKEDPSALDPECDCYTCKNYSKSYLRHMFMSGEILGSRLNTIHNIHFYMKVMEKAREAIAQGRWAEYRDFCLTRFAKKDS
- the queA gene encoding tRNA preQ1(34) S-adenosylmethionine ribosyltransferase-isomerase QueA encodes the protein MKLTDLDFSYPEELIATSPVRPSRVMWVEGELEPQEISLQDLLSRIPAGDVLVVNNTRVLKRRVFSGDVEILFLKQINATDWEVLFPSKKFKIGSVLELPLGVQMTLQQKGRPQTVRLSQEVSEDYFQKVAELPLPPYIQKAREQRHTVDADESWYQTAWNKNPGSFAAPTASLHFSAEDIEGLKSRGVKVLEVTLHVGLGTFLPVTAEDLNDHDMHEEYVEISAATWSAVQKAKAEGRKIWSLGTTTSRSLESAAQGLLGAMSETGFSGFTKLLIQPGYQYKVVDCLMTNFHQPQSTLVALVAGFSSLNRVKACYQWAIERKFRLFSYGDLTVWVAAAKSAVHEG